The following is a genomic window from Nicotiana tabacum cultivar K326 chromosome 3, ASM71507v2, whole genome shotgun sequence.
ACGAATGTATAACCAGTTGATGAACCTTTCTGTCAATTCAGGATCTACATTTTCACCTATGACACTTGTGAAGGGGTGCTTGAGGTAAAAAAATTTAGGTCCGCCAGATGTGCTGCCTCCAGAACTATACAAAGATGTGAAAGGTGATCGTGCATGTTTTCCCGGTTGCCTGGTTCTACCGGGATGAACAGGGGTTGATTCATCTGGTATGGGCTCGCCATACATGACCAACTGTGATAAGTTTTCTGGCAGCTCAAAGTTATCCAATGTCAAACCTTTGTTGTCAATGCCTTCAGGAACAACCTTTTTTATCAATGCCTTCAGGAACAACTTCAGTCACAGTCACACCGTGAATTGGCGACTGTGGAACTTCACCTTCTGTAGATAAGTGTAGATCTATGTAGATATGAACAGTATTATGGAGTTATAGAGAATATAGAGAATATATTACCTGTTTGTTGCCTCAGCTACTTCATCAATTACTGGTTCTTCCTCAATATTTCCTTGTAGATGTTCTGCTGAAACTTCAGCTTGAATGAATAATTGGAAATGAGAATTGTAGATATATGTAGGAATATGTAGTTAAggtgtaaattattaaaattttgcaTAAAAACCTTATTGTAATGAAGGAATGGTTCTGTACCTGCTTTATATGCCTCAGCTGCTTCTTGGAAGTCAGGATATAAGTCAACATGTGGTTGAAAATGTTCTGGAGAAATTGTAGCTGCAACACATagtaaaaaaatgattagtataatTAAATAATGTTGTCTTGAAATTTGTAGATATGTATGTAAGAATTTTTTAGATACCTGTATTGCTTGTGCTTCCATGCAGTTGATCACCAGCATTGAACTGGAATTGCTGGTTGTTCTCTCCTTGATGTTGgtaattattttttgttgaaCTACCAGCAAACTACAATTTTGGGGAATATTTGAGACTACTTTATTCATATGTCTTAATTAGTCTTAGTACAAAATTATATGTAAATTCTTACCTTTGACTCGTCCAAATCAAACCTCTTGTTTATCACATTCATAACACTCTTCAAAGATTGATCTATGAGCTCTCGAAGGCTTTGAGAGTTCCTCAAAAACAGCCTTCCTAAAGGCATCTAACTTTCCATCAAcctaaaaattaaatatataattagttggtaATCTTATTCTAACTGCTACAGTTACACTACAATTCAACAAACTATAATTGTTATAGATTTATACCACAAATTAACTACAATGTATAACATACTATAATTGTTATGTAATGAAGTCAAAATGTAGCAAATTATGTCAATATATTGTAGTTATTCATAATACCTGCACAATCCCCTTTTCCAACTTCCTGAGCTTGCTACTGACAGATTCAATGTCCTCTTGACAATCTGTATATTTGGGTTCAAATGATGGAGAAGCAACAGTTGGAACATGTGAAGGTTGAGCACCATGTTCATCTTCATATTGAATCTTGTCTGGCAGATTAAGCACTCTAAGCTCTTCTCTAGATTCAATCATGTTTGTGAACTGAATGATGAAAATAACAGTTAATTCAAGTGACAAAAAAATGTAGATTCAATGTAGTTATTATGAATGTAATTGTAGCATCATACAAAAGTGGAAAAAAATACCTTGATCCACTCAGGCTTGATCATCTTCTCTTCAATTGCAGTTAACCAAATCTGCCCCTTTGTAGCTGACCATCTTAAAATGCGAGGTATAGATTCAGAACATCTCGTAGCAAGCTCGGTAATAACGGACGAGCAACACTCATATAGCCACACTTGTAAGGCTAATGAGCATCCCCGTATCAGATAAGAATGTACATGGGGATTAAGACGATGTCGGACAGATTCAATAACCTGCTTGAAGGATTTGATACCCCATGGGTATGACTCAAAATTACCAGACTCTATTAGAAAGAACATAAACTTGTCTATGAAAGTCACATGGTCTTTATCAGAAGGACAAACAAAAAATTCCAACATATAAAGAATGCACAACTTCACCGCATCCACATCGTTTGCCCATGCTTTATTAGTCActacatttttcaaatgccatttCTCAACCCTTTCTTTGTTCGGAAAATATGTATTCATTAAAGGGCTAACATAGGTGGAAGTGTAACCATAGTCTGAAAACTTATTCACACAATTAAGACTAGTTATCAACCCAAATTCTCtcaaggaaaaattcaatttttcaccCTTAAATAGTACTGAAAAATATGAGTCAGTAGACTTTGTCAATTCATACTTCATCAGAAGATGAAGTGATTGGTTTTGCATACAGATTATGGGGAGAcctaataagtaaccaaaacaagTTTTTTTGAAAA
Proteins encoded in this region:
- the LOC107826370 gene encoding uncharacterized protein LOC107826370 encodes the protein MHASEQTTGISSPRQIRAEMRSKHLHDVDVGGVDKLVEKQLKRKGKELSVDDDFVDDSPKVPSVKKHKNGPYFAQQNVDYGVLRFHSLCDPSIPSQIQALLSPNALRVFKKTCFGYLLGLPIICMQNQSLHLLMKYELTKSTDSYFSVLFKGEKLNFSLREFGLITSLNCVNKFSDYGYTSTYVSPLMNTYFPNKERVEKWHLKNVVTNKAWANDVDAVKLCILYMLEFFVCPSDKDHVTFIDKFMFFLIESGNFESYPWGIKSFKQVIESVRHRLNPHVHSYLIRGCSLALQVWLYECCSSVITELATRCSESIPRILRWSATKGQIWLTAIEEKMIKPEWIKFTNMIESREELRVLNLPDKIQYEDEHGAQPSHVPTVASPSFEPKYTDCQEDIESVSSKLRKLEKGIVQMPLGRLFLRNSQSLRELIDQSLKSVMNVINKRFDLDESKFAGSSTKNNYQHQGENNQQFQFNAGDQLHGSTSNTATISPEHFQPHVDLYPDFQEAAEAYKAEHLQGNIEEEPVIDEVAEALIKKVVPEGIDNKGLTLDNFELPENLSQLVMYGEPIPDESTPVHPGRTRQPGKHARSPFTSLYSSGGSTSGGPKFFYLKHPFTSVIGENVDPELTERFINWLYIRSDKVSRRRKYYFSKKDNQIKPWLDFGCEKIDKKDWFYALAHPGQVINNTHIDIIMYYLRKRGKYGPNNNTMFTTTDCLFKTKIERIYEKFISSLPEQRYSVVKPEDDVGEYILGYRILANVAWDLVDYVLIPVNLVENFHWLLLVFDIKDRQLYVYDSMVRANRHKTVETLVDKFSIIIPLYLSCTGFYCKRKDINFKTTKAYIEKPVTDPLDIQWMVAEISQQKEGSVDCGVFVAAFVEYVSLGDLAIPKEDLSDIDQHRRRYGALLWDYATKKQEDGSISESEVTGRLARRKGAPAKNERTRVQRKKK